One stretch of Roseimicrobium sp. ORNL1 DNA includes these proteins:
- a CDS encoding HlyD family efflux transporter periplasmic adaptor subunit: MSTVLHFRDGQDASARKGWRASDMRRNSTHGDTRKRREIVENEDADFVSGARVLLSRRGRKLRALGPWLAVGCVGLFVWWASQAEIEEVTRGHGKVIPSQAVQIIQSLEGGLVEELNVEEGQTVEIGQPLVRIRDVIFASNYQENVARREVLEARLVRLQAETERAPGVVFPPGVREDLVATESKLFEKRKADRLATQASLESRLKLMRREEDLLQTGAATRAVSPIEIIRAQKEIAAVVGDLQTLNSNFERLAMEQLDKDRVEYESVMQAIKRDKDRLDRTVIRSEVRGIVNKIYINSVGRVVPSGADIMAIVPLDDTLLLEAYIKPSDIGFLSPGAKARVKFTAYDFSIYGGLDGEVERIGADTVTDEPGRPARTTAGLGASRQEASYYPISVRTHKNTLGMDKKGRELSIIPGMVAEVDIITGRKTILNYLLTPIYRAKERALRER; the protein is encoded by the coding sequence ATGAGCACGGTACTACATTTCAGGGACGGTCAGGACGCGAGCGCTCGCAAGGGCTGGCGCGCATCTGACATGCGGCGCAACTCCACGCACGGGGACACCAGGAAGCGACGCGAGATTGTGGAGAATGAGGACGCGGATTTCGTGAGCGGAGCGCGAGTGCTGCTCAGCCGTCGCGGGCGGAAGTTGCGTGCGCTCGGTCCCTGGCTGGCAGTCGGCTGCGTGGGACTTTTCGTGTGGTGGGCCTCGCAGGCGGAGATCGAGGAGGTAACCCGAGGTCATGGAAAGGTGATTCCCTCTCAAGCGGTGCAAATCATCCAGAGTCTGGAAGGCGGCCTTGTCGAAGAGCTGAATGTCGAGGAAGGACAGACGGTGGAAATAGGCCAGCCACTGGTGCGGATTCGTGATGTTATCTTCGCCTCGAACTATCAGGAGAACGTGGCGCGTCGCGAGGTGCTGGAGGCGCGCCTGGTGCGGCTGCAGGCAGAGACGGAGCGGGCGCCTGGTGTCGTCTTCCCTCCCGGCGTGCGTGAGGATCTGGTGGCGACGGAGAGCAAGCTTTTCGAAAAACGCAAGGCCGACCGGCTCGCCACTCAGGCCAGTCTGGAGAGCCGGCTCAAACTGATGCGTCGCGAAGAAGATCTCTTGCAAACAGGTGCTGCGACCCGCGCCGTGTCACCGATTGAGATCATACGCGCCCAGAAGGAGATTGCCGCGGTGGTGGGGGACTTGCAGACTTTAAATTCGAACTTCGAGCGCCTCGCCATGGAGCAACTGGACAAGGATCGCGTGGAGTATGAGTCGGTGATGCAGGCCATCAAGCGGGACAAGGACCGGCTCGATCGCACGGTGATTCGTTCTGAGGTGCGCGGCATCGTGAACAAGATTTACATCAACAGCGTCGGTCGTGTGGTGCCGAGTGGTGCGGACATCATGGCCATCGTCCCGCTGGATGACACGTTGCTCCTGGAGGCCTACATCAAGCCCTCGGACATCGGCTTCCTCAGTCCGGGCGCAAAGGCGCGGGTGAAGTTCACTGCCTATGACTTCTCCATCTACGGCGGGTTGGACGGAGAGGTGGAGCGCATCGGTGCAGATACGGTGACGGATGAGCCCGGCAGACCCGCACGCACCACGGCGGGACTCGGAGCCTCACGGCAGGAGGCCAGCTACTATCCCATCAGTGTGCGCACGCACAAGAATACCTTGGGCATGGATAAAAAAGGCAGAGAGCTTTCCATCATTCCCGGCATGGTTGCCGAGGTAGACATCATCACTGGCAGAAAGACAATCCTCAACTATCTGCTCACGCCGATTTATCGAGCGAAGGAGCGCGCCCTTCGCGAGCGCTGA
- a CDS encoding TolC family protein has protein sequence MPLIVGTCVAVLGTARAGEGGESAPRGSITLKEAITKALTYDPTVRKIFADVIQADGFAKEMRADMRPQVFLEASAGGERRDRSSDGLAASDEWLFSRSASLVARQLIWSKGYFSNRYKDAQQRREASLMLEKEQRELTAYAVTGVFLDIIHARRQIVYAENNVSEHSRVLGLAKERAEAAGTQADVDLSDARYNLALNLVRERRLALKQAEAKYVRLVGEQVPNSLAMPRVPTVKSFDSLDFHQNWHYLATLHQSSAAALQKEALKGKYAPRFYLEGRGTVGQDVDGIKGRDNSASAMIVMSWDLFDGGRRKAEIQQASADIERQEAITQEVLDTLRQDAAAHWADYTSAGYRLDLLRKYSKSLKGTVGLYREQFDLGTRPLLSMLDIQNEVTSANIRIADEERDQAKLGYSLLYFTSGLITYAAGAEQIATPREPDGSTPVPGRPMGDRVPEPVELAHARSLGQRPSK, from the coding sequence ATGCCACTGATAGTGGGCACCTGCGTGGCGGTCCTCGGGACGGCCAGGGCAGGGGAGGGCGGTGAGAGTGCTCCCAGGGGGAGCATCACTCTAAAGGAAGCCATCACCAAGGCGTTGACTTACGATCCCACAGTTCGAAAGATCTTCGCGGATGTGATCCAGGCGGATGGCTTTGCGAAGGAAATGCGCGCGGATATGCGCCCCCAGGTATTCCTGGAGGCTTCCGCAGGAGGTGAGCGACGGGATCGAAGTTCCGATGGCCTCGCTGCCAGTGACGAGTGGCTCTTCAGCAGGAGCGCCAGTCTCGTGGCACGCCAGCTCATCTGGTCGAAAGGCTACTTTTCCAATCGTTACAAAGATGCCCAGCAACGCCGCGAGGCCTCGCTGATGCTGGAGAAGGAACAGCGCGAACTCACGGCCTATGCCGTCACGGGTGTCTTCCTGGACATCATCCACGCGAGGAGACAGATTGTGTATGCGGAGAATAATGTGTCAGAGCACAGCCGCGTGCTGGGCCTGGCAAAAGAGCGAGCCGAAGCTGCCGGTACCCAGGCGGACGTGGATCTCTCCGATGCCCGCTACAATCTGGCGCTCAATCTGGTGCGGGAACGCCGGCTGGCCCTGAAGCAGGCCGAAGCGAAGTACGTGCGACTGGTCGGTGAGCAGGTCCCCAATTCACTGGCCATGCCACGAGTGCCGACGGTGAAGTCCTTTGACTCACTCGATTTCCACCAGAACTGGCACTACCTGGCCACCCTGCACCAGTCGAGCGCGGCTGCTCTGCAGAAAGAGGCCTTGAAAGGTAAGTACGCACCGCGTTTCTACCTTGAGGGCCGGGGCACAGTGGGTCAGGACGTCGATGGCATCAAGGGCCGGGACAACTCAGCAAGTGCCATGATCGTCATGAGCTGGGATCTCTTCGATGGTGGTCGCCGGAAAGCGGAGATTCAGCAGGCATCTGCAGACATTGAGCGGCAGGAGGCCATCACCCAGGAGGTGTTGGATACTCTTCGCCAGGATGCGGCGGCTCACTGGGCGGACTATACGTCTGCCGGATACCGTCTTGACCTGCTTAGGAAGTACTCCAAAAGCCTGAAAGGTACCGTGGGCTTGTATCGCGAGCAGTTTGATCTCGGCACGCGCCCACTGCTAAGCATGCTGGACATTCAAAACGAAGTCACCTCGGCAAACATCCGCATCGCTGATGAGGAGCGGGACCAGGCGAAGCTGGGCTACAGCCTCCTGTACTTCACCAGTGGACTCATCACATACGCCGCCGGGGCGGAGCAGATTGCGACTCCTCGCGAGCCGGATGGCAGCACCCCAGTCCCAGGGCGGCCCATGGGTGACCGCGTTCCCGAACCGGTGGAACTCGCACACGCGCGTTCCCTCGGGCAGCGGCCTTCGAAGTAG
- a CDS encoding DUF1269 domain-containing protein: MSNLVVVGFHNATDAFEMRAALAKLQTQYLIEMDDAVVVTRDDKGKVQLHQAVNLTATGAIGGAFWGMLIGMLFFNPLLGAAVGAGSGALSGKLSDLGIDDKFMKELGETLKDNSSALFVLVRKSTPDKVLEGLKDFAGKGHVIQTSLTKDNEEALKKFMEGK, from the coding sequence ATGAGCAATCTCGTCGTCGTCGGATTCCACAACGCAACAGACGCTTTTGAAATGCGCGCTGCTCTCGCAAAATTGCAGACGCAGTATCTGATTGAAATGGACGACGCGGTGGTCGTCACCCGTGATGACAAAGGCAAGGTGCAGTTGCATCAGGCCGTGAACCTTACGGCGACCGGGGCCATCGGCGGTGCATTCTGGGGCATGCTCATCGGGATGTTGTTCTTCAATCCGCTGCTCGGTGCTGCGGTGGGGGCCGGCTCCGGCGCTCTCTCCGGGAAGCTCTCGGACCTCGGCATCGATGACAAGTTCATGAAGGAGCTGGGCGAGACGCTGAAGGACAACTCTTCAGCGTTGTTCGTGCTCGTGCGCAAGTCCACGCCGGACAAGGTGCTGGAAGGTTTGAAGGATTTCGCGGGGAAAGGCCACGTCATTCAAACGTCGCTCACCAAGGATAACGAAGAAGCGCTGAAAAAATTCATGGAAGGGAAGTAA
- a CDS encoding L,D-transpeptidase encodes MRFLIATTMLVALLGSSPAMEMPSFHTKGSPTGRPTGALKPGEYWLNPQVSPSGPVMVLVSVPQQMMHVYRNGILIGRSTVSTGSQGHSTPGGVFTILEKNKTHYSKTYDNAPMPNMQRLTWSGIAMHSGNLPGYPASHGCIRLPYDFSQQLFQITAKGGTVVVGDGKTPTPYLASNPGLMLAPTDFNPAMVRPLGKNDYEWKPERSTSGPITMVVSGADKALYVYRNGNPIGRASIEIKSGGFLGSRKELGNHVFTMLEGTTNKPSWWAPGRAARKWMRVTSSGAKLDVDDLGKRLRVNPDFATKVYDVISPGTTVIVTDQPAVRDIVRSSRILEN; translated from the coding sequence ATGCGGTTCTTGATTGCCACCACCATGCTCGTAGCGCTCCTGGGTTCTTCCCCGGCGATGGAGATGCCTTCCTTCCACACCAAGGGTTCCCCCACGGGCAGGCCCACAGGTGCATTGAAACCGGGTGAGTATTGGTTGAATCCCCAGGTCTCTCCGAGTGGCCCTGTCATGGTGCTGGTGAGCGTGCCCCAGCAGATGATGCACGTGTATCGCAACGGCATTCTCATCGGTCGCTCCACGGTGAGCACTGGGTCGCAAGGTCACTCCACCCCCGGCGGGGTCTTCACCATCTTGGAGAAAAACAAAACACACTACTCAAAGACTTACGACAACGCGCCCATGCCCAACATGCAGCGTCTCACCTGGAGCGGTATCGCCATGCACTCCGGAAACCTGCCCGGCTACCCTGCCAGCCACGGCTGCATCCGTCTGCCCTATGACTTCTCCCAGCAGCTCTTCCAGATCACTGCCAAGGGAGGCACCGTGGTGGTCGGCGATGGCAAGACACCCACACCGTACCTCGCCTCGAATCCCGGTCTGATGCTCGCGCCTACGGATTTCAATCCGGCGATGGTGCGTCCGCTGGGAAAAAATGACTATGAGTGGAAGCCCGAGCGCAGCACCAGTGGCCCCATCACCATGGTGGTGAGCGGCGCGGACAAGGCGCTGTACGTCTATCGCAATGGCAATCCCATCGGGCGCGCTTCCATCGAAATCAAAAGCGGTGGTTTCCTGGGCTCACGCAAGGAACTTGGCAACCATGTCTTCACCATGCTGGAAGGTACCACCAACAAACCAAGCTGGTGGGCACCCGGCCGCGCCGCCCGCAAGTGGATGCGCGTGACCAGCAGTGGCGCCAAGCTGGATGTGGACGACCTCGGCAAACGCCTGCGCGTGAATCCCGACTTCGCCACCAAGGTCTATGATGTCATCAGCCCCGGCACCACCGTCATCGTGACCGACCAGCCCGCCGTGCGTGACATCGTACGCAGCTCCAGGATTCTGGAGAACTAA
- a CDS encoding phospholipase D family protein, protein MPPLNLMGSRRASGLFFNMNRQFALGIAALTLASCAGLPDTSGRVQSFARKDTGNTRVAHMARQFTTGHPGQTGVHALAKGPDALAARLALADLADKSLDVQYYIWHSDESGVLFVTKLLKAADRGVKVRLLLDDIGTMASDEGLQVLDNHPNIEVRLFNPVTLRSARMLGALLDFKRANRRMHNKTFIADNQAAIVGGRNIGDEYFGAHGDVNFADLDVVTVGPVVQDVSRQFDAYWNSPSSIGISALSQKHETPEQLALRRSAFEAKLTQAQASPTLAAAIENPLSAKLRNGNLAFLPARAWAVYDAPEKVTTAANDRATHLAPQLRSIVDDTQKVLFVVSPYFIPEKQGVDLFSNLRARGVRVVVLTNSLASTDVAAVHAGYKRYRKPLLRAGVEVYELKPVAGTGGGSGGSSPFGSSNKASLHAKTFTFDEHTTFIGSMNLDPRSLRLNTEIGVIIACPELASELTRKSLQGLERHAYRVQLEGGKLVWIATEDGHEVRYTTEPATTAWQRMKVNLLGCLPLEGQL, encoded by the coding sequence ATGCCTCCTCTGAATCTCATGGGCTCCCGCCGTGCCTCTGGCCTCTTCTTCAACATGAATCGTCAGTTCGCGCTTGGCATCGCGGCGCTCACCCTTGCCTCATGCGCCGGACTTCCTGACACCTCTGGCCGTGTGCAGTCCTTCGCGCGTAAGGACACAGGGAACACCCGGGTGGCACACATGGCCCGGCAATTTACCACAGGGCATCCAGGCCAGACAGGCGTGCATGCCCTGGCCAAAGGTCCTGATGCGCTTGCCGCGCGACTGGCCCTCGCAGACCTTGCCGACAAGAGCCTCGATGTGCAGTACTATATCTGGCATAGCGATGAGTCTGGCGTGCTCTTCGTCACGAAGCTGCTGAAGGCCGCCGACCGTGGGGTGAAAGTGCGCCTGCTGCTGGATGACATCGGTACCATGGCATCTGACGAAGGACTGCAGGTGCTGGACAATCACCCAAATATTGAAGTGCGGCTCTTCAATCCCGTGACCCTGCGCTCGGCGAGGATGCTGGGAGCGCTGCTCGATTTCAAGCGTGCCAATCGCCGCATGCACAACAAGACCTTCATCGCGGACAATCAGGCCGCCATTGTGGGAGGCAGAAACATTGGCGACGAATACTTCGGTGCTCACGGGGACGTGAACTTCGCCGACCTCGACGTCGTCACCGTGGGACCAGTGGTGCAGGACGTGTCCCGCCAGTTCGATGCCTACTGGAACAGTCCCTCTTCCATCGGAATCTCCGCCCTATCCCAGAAGCACGAAACGCCGGAACAACTTGCCCTGCGCCGCAGTGCCTTCGAGGCAAAACTCACGCAGGCACAAGCTTCGCCAACTCTCGCCGCCGCGATAGAGAATCCGCTGTCCGCCAAACTCAGGAATGGAAACCTCGCGTTCCTTCCAGCCCGTGCCTGGGCCGTGTATGATGCGCCGGAGAAAGTCACCACCGCTGCCAATGACCGTGCCACGCATCTCGCACCACAGTTGCGCTCCATTGTAGATGACACGCAAAAGGTGCTGTTCGTGGTATCGCCCTACTTCATTCCAGAAAAGCAGGGCGTGGATCTCTTCAGCAATCTCAGGGCGCGTGGTGTGCGGGTCGTCGTTCTCACCAATTCACTCGCCTCGACGGATGTGGCGGCAGTCCATGCCGGCTACAAACGTTATCGCAAACCTCTGCTGCGCGCAGGTGTGGAGGTGTATGAACTCAAGCCGGTTGCCGGCACCGGTGGTGGCAGCGGCGGGTCTTCTCCATTCGGTAGCTCCAACAAGGCCAGCCTGCACGCCAAGACATTCACCTTTGACGAGCACACGACCTTCATCGGCTCCATGAATCTGGATCCACGTTCGCTCCGGCTGAACACCGAGATCGGCGTCATCATCGCCTGTCCGGAACTCGCCTCGGAGCTCACACGAAAGTCTCTCCAGGGCCTGGAGCGGCACGCCTACCGGGTACAGCTCGAAGGCGGGAAACTCGTCTGGATTGCCACCGAAGATGGGCACGAAGTCCGGTACACCACCGAACCCGCGACCACTGCCTGGCAGCGTATGAAAGTCAACCTTCTTGGCTGCCTGCCGCTGGAAGGCCAGCTTTGA
- a CDS encoding potassium channel family protein → MLANLLVAWCLMAFCVAIHATGLIYLLRWLRKQPAAAKQHVRTAVWILIRVAGWTILLHLTQIAVWAFHYCWAGAMPDLTTAAYFSVVTYTTTGYGDLVLPQDWRLVGGVESLTGILMCGLSTGMFFAVFSEFFIQSRGDTKTPAA, encoded by the coding sequence ATGCTAGCGAATCTCCTCGTCGCCTGGTGCCTCATGGCCTTCTGTGTGGCCATTCACGCCACGGGACTCATCTATCTCCTCCGCTGGCTGCGCAAGCAACCCGCCGCAGCGAAGCAACACGTTCGCACTGCGGTCTGGATTCTCATTCGTGTCGCCGGATGGACCATCCTCCTGCACCTGACTCAGATTGCCGTCTGGGCCTTCCACTATTGCTGGGCAGGTGCCATGCCGGATCTCACCACAGCCGCCTACTTCAGCGTCGTGACCTACACCACCACCGGCTACGGCGATCTGGTACTGCCACAAGACTGGCGACTGGTCGGTGGCGTCGAGTCCCTCACCGGCATCTTGATGTGCGGACTCTCCACCGGCATGTTCTTCGCGGTGTTCTCGGAATTCTTCATTCAAAGTCGCGGAGACACCAAAACGCCCGCTGCTTGA
- a CDS encoding response regulator: MLATPIQIYIVDDEPSVRAAYARLVRSAKMEPRTFCNVEEFLTTEVSDENACVVSDIKMPGSSGLALPGLLEKAGRHLPVIFTTAHDTPETRDTAQRAGAAGFFRKPVDGQALLDAIEWALSKPPNVSVVH, encoded by the coding sequence ATGTTGGCCACGCCCATTCAAATTTACATTGTCGATGACGAGCCCTCGGTTCGAGCGGCCTATGCGCGACTCGTTCGCTCGGCCAAGATGGAACCGCGGACATTTTGCAACGTCGAAGAATTCCTCACCACCGAGGTATCGGATGAGAATGCCTGCGTCGTCTCGGATATCAAGATGCCAGGCAGCAGTGGCCTCGCCCTGCCCGGGCTGTTGGAAAAGGCAGGCCGCCATCTTCCGGTGATCTTCACCACTGCTCACGATACACCGGAGACCCGCGATACGGCCCAGCGCGCCGGAGCCGCCGGTTTCTTCCGCAAACCCGTGGACGGTCAGGCCCTGCTGGATGCCATTGAGTGGGCGCTGAGCAAGCCACCAAATGTTTCGGTGGTCCATTGA